One Turneriella parva DSM 21527 genomic region harbors:
- a CDS encoding 2,3,4,5-tetrahydropyridine-2,6-dicarboxylate N-succinyltransferase yields the protein MDKTQLPDLIEKKYEEKNSNPGVLEEAETRRAVLAIIDMLDRGELRVATPPNSAENTTNEWRVNTWVKKAILMYFPMMGMQTSHAGDIEYWDKIPTKKNYAAQKVRVVPPAVARYGSFLEPGAIMMPSYVNIGAYVGGGTMVDTWATVGSCAQIGQHVHLSGGVGIGGVLEPPQGLPVIIEDHAFLGSRCVVVEGVQVSTGAVLGSGVILTASTKIIDVSQSETKTYKSFVPKNSVVIPGSYAKKFPGGEFQVPCALIIGQRKESTDLKTSLNNALRDFEVSV from the coding sequence ATGGACAAAACGCAGCTGCCCGATCTGATTGAGAAGAAATACGAAGAAAAAAACTCCAACCCCGGCGTGCTCGAAGAGGCAGAGACGCGTCGCGCCGTGCTCGCGATTATTGATATGCTCGATCGCGGCGAATTGAGGGTTGCAACCCCGCCGAATTCAGCCGAAAACACCACAAACGAATGGCGCGTAAACACATGGGTGAAAAAAGCCATTCTGATGTATTTTCCAATGATGGGGATGCAGACCTCACATGCCGGCGATATCGAATACTGGGACAAGATTCCCACGAAGAAAAATTACGCCGCCCAAAAAGTGCGCGTGGTTCCCCCGGCAGTGGCGCGCTACGGCAGCTTTCTTGAACCGGGAGCCATAATGATGCCATCTTATGTGAATATCGGCGCCTATGTGGGCGGCGGCACCATGGTTGACACGTGGGCGACAGTCGGCAGCTGCGCGCAGATCGGTCAGCATGTTCACCTCTCTGGCGGTGTTGGAATTGGCGGTGTACTTGAACCACCCCAGGGACTACCTGTCATTATTGAAGACCATGCATTTTTGGGCAGCCGCTGTGTTGTGGTTGAGGGCGTGCAGGTGAGTACCGGCGCAGTTCTGGGTTCGGGGGTAATCCTCACAGCATCGACGAAGATCATCGATGTGTCGCAGTCTGAGACGAAGACCTACAAGAGTTTCGTGCCCAAGAATTCGGTGGTGATTCCCGGTAGTTATGCGAAGAAATTTCCCGGTGGTGAGTTTCAGGTGCCGTGTGCGCTCATTATCGGGCAGCGCAAAGAATCCACTGATTTAAAGACCTCGCTCAATAATGCGCTGCGCGATTTTGAAGTGAGCGTTTAA